A window of the Gemmatirosa kalamazoonensis genome harbors these coding sequences:
- the purF gene encoding amidophosphoribosyltransferase, with amino-acid sequence MCGIFGVRGTPRAAALTHLGLYSLQHRGQESAGIAAVDEAGAAHGVKRMGLVSDGLADSDMHALRGSLAIGHTRYSTAGSSSIENAQPVLARSRGGHIALAHNGNLTNATELRFELEEGGSIFQSSMDSEVIVHRIARSSAPTPEARVAEALEGVEGAYCLLVAIGDTLIAARDPRGWRPLEMGDLDGAVVFASETCGLDIVGARYVREVEPGEIVVVDGDGVRSLRPFPPRELRRCVFEHVYFARPDSSIFGGSVDRARRALGRRLARESPAPGADFVFSVPDSSNSAALGFAEEAGIPFELALIRNHYVGRTFIQPSQGDRDWKVKVKYNAVRELLDGRSVVMVDDSIVRGTTTKGLVAMVRAAGAREVHMRVSSSPVTGPCYYGIDTPTREELIAANNTVDEIAAHIGVDSLGYLSLDGMLESVPTGPQGFCHACFSGDYPTPPPTDPDKLRFGCGC; translated from the coding sequence ATGTGCGGCATCTTCGGCGTGCGCGGCACGCCTCGCGCGGCGGCCCTCACTCACCTCGGCCTCTACTCGCTGCAGCACCGCGGACAGGAGTCGGCGGGCATCGCCGCCGTCGACGAGGCGGGCGCCGCGCACGGCGTGAAGCGCATGGGGCTCGTGAGCGATGGTCTCGCCGACAGCGACATGCACGCGCTCCGCGGCTCGCTCGCCATCGGGCACACGCGCTACAGCACCGCGGGCTCGTCGAGCATCGAGAACGCGCAGCCGGTGCTCGCGCGCTCGCGCGGCGGCCACATCGCGCTCGCGCACAACGGCAACCTCACGAACGCCACCGAGCTGCGGTTCGAGCTCGAGGAAGGCGGGTCCATCTTCCAGTCGTCGATGGACAGCGAGGTGATCGTCCATCGCATCGCACGCTCCTCCGCTCCGACGCCCGAGGCGCGCGTCGCCGAGGCGCTGGAAGGCGTCGAGGGCGCGTACTGCCTGCTCGTCGCGATCGGCGACACGCTCATCGCGGCGCGCGACCCGCGCGGCTGGCGTCCGCTGGAGATGGGAGACCTCGACGGCGCCGTGGTGTTCGCGTCGGAGACGTGTGGGCTCGACATCGTCGGCGCGCGGTACGTCCGCGAGGTCGAGCCGGGTGAGATCGTCGTCGTGGACGGCGACGGCGTGCGGTCGCTGCGGCCGTTCCCGCCCCGCGAGCTGCGGCGCTGCGTGTTCGAGCACGTGTACTTCGCGCGCCCGGACAGCTCCATCTTCGGCGGCAGCGTCGATCGGGCGCGCCGCGCGCTCGGACGGCGGCTCGCGCGCGAGAGCCCCGCGCCGGGCGCGGACTTCGTGTTCTCCGTCCCCGACAGCTCCAACTCCGCCGCGCTGGGGTTCGCGGAGGAGGCGGGGATCCCGTTCGAGCTCGCGCTCATTCGCAACCACTACGTCGGCCGCACGTTCATCCAGCCGTCGCAGGGAGACCGCGACTGGAAGGTGAAGGTGAAGTACAACGCGGTGCGCGAGCTGCTCGACGGCCGGAGCGTCGTGATGGTCGACGACTCGATCGTGCGCGGCACGACGACGAAGGGGCTCGTCGCGATGGTGCGCGCCGCCGGCGCACGAGAAGTGCACATGCGCGTGAGCTCGTCGCCGGTCACCGGGCCGTGCTACTACGGCATCGACACGCCCACGCGTGAGGAGCTGATCGCGGCGAACAACACCGTCGACGAGATCGCCGCGCACATCGGCGTCGACTCGCTCGGCTATCTCTCGCTCGACGGAATGCTGGAATCCGTCCCCACGGGCCCCCAAGGTTTCTGTCATGCGTGCTTCTCCGGGGACTACCCCACCCCGCCCCCCACAGACCCCGACAAGCTCCGCTTCGGCTGCGGCTGCTGA
- the ppdK gene encoding pyruvate, phosphate dikinase, which translates to MRASPGTTPPRPPQTPTSSASAAAAESTDAPERLVYFFGAGEAEGTKDMKAVLGGKGANLAEMTNLGVPVPPGFTIACQTCIAFLRDGHAPDGLREEVTRNLRRLEETAGKRFGDAERPLLVSVRSGAPVSMPGMMETILNLGLNDETVVGLARASDNARFAFDSYRRFIQMYADVVLGVPASRFEQLLAAKRLTNDVETDAELSEDALRELVAEYKRLVRNATGADFPSDPETQLWGAVEAVWRSWTLKKAVDYRKVNGIAEDLGTAVNVVAMVFGNMGDDSGTGVAFTRDPSTGARTFYGEFLVNAQGEDVVAGIRTPLRIEEMAERLPGAYEELLETQRRLEAHFREMQDIEFTVERGKLFLLQTRTGKRAAAAAVRIAHDMVSEGLITRDEAVRRVVPSQLDQLLHPVIDAGVRAREVATGLPASPGAASGVAVFDPDIAEQRAARGEAVVLVREETTPEDFHGIVAARAVLTARGGMTSHAAVVARGMGKCAVVGCKDIHVDANHRRFTAADTVVHEGEWITLDGASGKVYAGQLPTVPSEIVRVVGGQLDASRAPAYRAFADLLGWADELRRLRVRANADTPKDARIARAFGAEGIGLCRTEHMFFEGDRITAMREMIVARDEGGRRRALTKLLPMQRADFEGIFEAMDGCPVTIRLLDPPLHEFLPHGGEESKLLARTLNLSRDQLNRIVDELRESNPMLGHRGCRLGITYPEITEMQARAIFEAAVRATRRGFEVKPEIMIPLVATVREFDNQAAIIRRVAHETLDAMGIDIEYLVGTMIELPRAALTADEIARTAEFFSFGTNDLTQTTLGLSRDDAGRFLPVYIERGILADDPFQVLDQEGVGKLIRRAVYDGRTSRPKLKVGVCGEHGGEPRSVRFFHRSGLDYVSCSPFRVPVARLAAAQAALQGEDDNEEAGALSIRRGPDDEGLVA; encoded by the coding sequence ATGCGTGCTTCTCCGGGGACTACCCCACCCCGCCCCCCACAGACCCCGACAAGCTCCGCTTCGGCTGCGGCTGCTGAATCGACGGACGCGCCGGAGCGGCTCGTCTACTTCTTCGGCGCGGGGGAGGCCGAAGGCACGAAGGACATGAAGGCGGTGCTCGGCGGCAAGGGCGCGAACCTCGCCGAGATGACCAACCTCGGCGTGCCCGTGCCGCCCGGGTTCACGATCGCATGTCAGACCTGCATCGCGTTCCTCCGCGATGGACACGCGCCCGACGGCCTGCGCGAGGAAGTGACCCGCAACCTGCGGCGGCTCGAGGAGACCGCGGGCAAGCGATTCGGCGACGCCGAGCGCCCGCTGCTCGTGTCGGTGCGCTCCGGCGCGCCGGTGTCGATGCCCGGGATGATGGAGACGATTCTCAACCTGGGCCTGAACGACGAGACGGTCGTCGGCCTCGCGCGCGCGAGCGACAATGCGCGCTTCGCGTTCGACTCGTATCGCCGCTTCATCCAGATGTACGCCGACGTCGTGCTCGGCGTCCCCGCGTCGCGCTTCGAGCAGCTGCTCGCCGCCAAGCGCCTGACGAACGACGTTGAGACCGACGCCGAGCTGTCGGAGGACGCGCTGCGGGAGCTCGTCGCCGAGTACAAGCGGCTGGTGCGCAACGCCACTGGCGCGGACTTCCCGAGCGACCCCGAGACGCAGCTCTGGGGCGCCGTGGAGGCCGTATGGCGCTCGTGGACGCTGAAGAAGGCCGTCGACTACCGGAAGGTGAACGGCATCGCCGAGGACCTCGGCACCGCCGTGAACGTGGTCGCCATGGTGTTCGGCAACATGGGCGACGACTCGGGCACCGGCGTGGCGTTCACGCGCGACCCGAGCACGGGCGCGCGGACGTTCTACGGCGAGTTCCTCGTGAACGCGCAGGGCGAGGACGTCGTCGCCGGCATCCGCACGCCGCTCCGCATCGAGGAGATGGCCGAGCGCCTGCCCGGCGCGTACGAGGAGCTGCTGGAGACGCAGCGGCGCCTCGAGGCGCACTTCCGCGAGATGCAGGACATCGAGTTCACCGTCGAGCGCGGGAAGCTGTTCCTGCTCCAGACGCGCACCGGCAAGCGCGCCGCCGCCGCCGCGGTGCGCATCGCGCACGACATGGTGAGCGAGGGGCTGATCACGCGCGACGAGGCCGTTAGGCGCGTGGTGCCGTCGCAGCTCGACCAGCTGCTGCATCCGGTGATCGACGCCGGTGTGCGCGCGCGCGAGGTGGCGACGGGCCTCCCCGCGAGCCCCGGCGCCGCGAGCGGCGTCGCCGTCTTCGACCCCGACATCGCCGAGCAGCGCGCGGCCCGCGGCGAGGCCGTGGTGCTCGTGCGCGAGGAGACGACGCCCGAGGACTTCCACGGCATCGTCGCGGCGCGCGCGGTGCTCACGGCGCGCGGCGGCATGACGAGCCACGCCGCGGTCGTCGCGCGCGGCATGGGCAAGTGCGCGGTCGTCGGGTGCAAGGACATCCACGTCGACGCGAACCACCGCCGCTTCACCGCCGCGGACACCGTCGTGCACGAGGGCGAGTGGATCACGCTCGACGGCGCGAGCGGCAAGGTGTACGCGGGGCAGCTCCCCACCGTGCCGAGCGAGATCGTGCGCGTGGTGGGCGGGCAGCTCGACGCGTCGCGCGCGCCGGCCTACCGCGCGTTCGCCGACCTGCTCGGCTGGGCCGACGAGCTGCGGCGACTGCGCGTGCGCGCGAACGCCGACACGCCGAAGGACGCGCGCATCGCGCGCGCGTTCGGTGCCGAGGGGATCGGGCTCTGTCGCACGGAGCACATGTTCTTCGAGGGTGACCGCATCACCGCCATGCGCGAGATGATCGTCGCCCGCGACGAGGGCGGTCGTCGCCGCGCGCTCACGAAGCTGCTCCCCATGCAGCGCGCGGACTTCGAGGGGATCTTCGAGGCGATGGACGGCTGTCCCGTCACCATTCGTCTGCTCGATCCGCCGCTGCACGAGTTCCTGCCGCACGGCGGCGAGGAGTCGAAGCTGCTCGCGCGCACGCTGAACCTCTCGCGCGATCAGCTCAACCGCATCGTCGACGAGCTGCGCGAGTCGAACCCGATGCTCGGCCATCGCGGGTGCCGCCTCGGCATCACCTACCCCGAGATCACCGAGATGCAGGCGCGGGCGATCTTCGAGGCGGCAGTGCGCGCGACGCGCCGCGGGTTCGAGGTGAAGCCGGAGATCATGATCCCGCTCGTCGCCACCGTGCGCGAGTTCGACAACCAGGCGGCGATCATCCGGCGCGTGGCGCACGAGACGCTCGACGCGATGGGGATCGACATCGAGTACCTCGTCGGCACGATGATCGAGCTGCCGCGCGCGGCGCTCACCGCCGACGAGATCGCACGCACGGCGGAGTTCTTCTCGTTCGGGACGAACGACCTCACGCAGACGACGCTCGGTCTGTCGCGCGACGACGCGGGCCGATTCCTCCCGGTCTACATCGAGCGCGGCATCCTCGCCGACGACCCGTTCCAGGTATTGGACCAGGAGGGCGTCGGGAAGCTCATTCGCCGCGCGGTCTACGACGGGCGCACGTCGCGGCCGAAGCTCAAGGTCGGCGTGTGCGGCGAGCATGGGGGCGAGCCGCGGTCGGTGCGCTTCTTCCACCGCAGCGGGCTCGATTACGTGTCGTGCTCCCCGTTTCGGGTACCGGTGGCGCGGCTCGCGGCAGCGCAGGCCGCACTGCAGGGTGAGGACGACAACGAGGAGGCGGGGGCGCTCAGCATCCGGCGCGGGCCGGACGACGAGGGACTCGTGGCGTGA
- the larB gene encoding nickel pincer cofactor biosynthesis protein LarB, protein MTRDAVLALLRQVATGALSPEAVVERLAAAPFESVGEFATVDHHRALRQGWPEVVYGEGKSAEQCVAVAERLVERSAGFLVTRADSAVRSALVARFPSAVENAVGRTVRLGVRTNGAAATVCVVTAGTTDLPVAEECAETLLACGLRPERVTDVGVAGVHRLLARTASIRQADAVVVIAGMDGALPSVVGGLVAGPVIAVPTSVGYGAAFGGLAPLLTMLNSCAAGVVVVNIDNGFGAAMAAARMLAGRTSDAA, encoded by the coding sequence GTGACGCGCGACGCCGTGCTCGCGCTGCTGCGGCAGGTCGCGACCGGTGCGCTGAGTCCCGAGGCGGTCGTCGAGCGGCTCGCGGCGGCGCCGTTCGAGAGCGTGGGCGAGTTCGCCACGGTCGACCACCACCGGGCGCTGCGCCAGGGATGGCCCGAGGTCGTCTACGGGGAGGGGAAGTCGGCCGAGCAGTGCGTGGCCGTGGCGGAGCGCCTCGTCGAGCGCAGCGCCGGCTTCCTCGTCACCAGAGCGGACTCGGCCGTCCGCTCGGCGCTCGTCGCCCGCTTCCCGTCGGCGGTCGAGAACGCCGTCGGGCGCACGGTGCGGCTGGGCGTCCGCACGAACGGCGCGGCCGCGACGGTCTGCGTCGTGACCGCCGGCACGACCGATCTGCCGGTGGCCGAGGAGTGCGCGGAGACGCTGCTCGCGTGCGGGCTGCGGCCCGAGCGGGTGACGGACGTCGGGGTGGCCGGGGTGCATCGGCTGCTGGCGCGCACCGCGTCCATTCGCCAGGCCGACGCCGTGGTGGTGATCGCGGGCATGGACGGGGCGCTGCCGTCGGTCGTCGGCGGGCTCGTCGCGGGACCCGTGATCGCGGTGCCGACCAGCGTCGGGTACGGCGCCGCGTTCGGCGGGCTCGCGCCGCTGCTGACGATGCTCAACAGCTGCGCGGCCGGGGTCGTCGTCGTGAACATCGACAACGGCTTCGGGGCAGCGATGGCAGCGGCGCGGATGCTCGCCGGTCGGACGTCAGACGCCGCTTGA